From Deinococcus aquiradiocola:
CAGCAGGGCCGTCAGGTCCGGCAGTTCCACGTCCGCCGTGTGCGCCACCGTCACGCCCGGCGTGAGCAGCAGCGCCGTGCGGCACCCGGCGGCCCGGCCCGCCTGCACGTCCAGTTCGCGGTCCCCGACCACCAGCACGTCCCGCGCGTCCAGCGCGTGCCGCGACAGCAGCGCCCGGAACAGTGCCGGGTCCGGCTTGCGCGCGTACCCGTCCGACACGCACAACATGTCGTCCAGCAGCGCGTCCAGGCCCGCCGCCTCCAGCCGCCAGCGCGCGCCTTCCCGGTCGCGGTGCGTGCCGAGCAGGTTCAGGCCCCCGGCCGCCCGCACGGCCCGCATGACCTGCGCCGCGCCCGGCATGGCCGGGGCCGCCTGCTGCCCGCGCACCGCGTACTCCCGCGCGTACGCGGCGTGCACGTCCGGCACGTGCAGGCCCGCGCGCCGCGACAGCACCTCCACCGCGTGATCCAGCGTGAGGCGCGTCAGGGCCTGCACCTCCGCGAGCGGCACGGCCGCGCCCAGCCCCGCCAGGGCCGCCACGAGGGACCCGTCCGTGGCCGGGTACGTGTCGAGCAGCGTCCCGTCCAGGTCCCACAGCACGTGCCGGAACGTCACCGCGCCCCCACGTTCGCCGCGTGGAACCGCAGCGCGCCCGCGTGCGTCGCCGCGTGCACCAGCGCCGACAGCGCGCCGTTCACGCCGTCCGCGTCCAGTTCACGGCGCGTCAGCACGGCCCGCGCCTGCGCGAACGCCGCCGCCAGCGCCTCCCGCTCCGCCCGCCACTGCGCGTCCGTCACGCCCGTCACCGCCCACGGCGCGGACAGGTCCGGGAAGGTCACGTTGCCGTCCGCCTCGCCTGCCGCGAACGTCAGGAGCTGCGTCAGGTGCGCCACGAACGCCGCCACCGGGGGCCGCCCCGCCGCCACCGGCACGGACGCCTCCCGCGCACTCAGGTTCGCCAGGACCGGGAGCAGGCCCGCGCCCGGTTCGCTGAACTGCCCGTACCCGGCGCCCACCTCCGGCCCGTGAGCGAGTTCGTGCAGCAGCAGGATCAGGTGCGCCTGAACGGAATTCATTCCCCGAGCATAGCGGGCCGTGACGGCGCACGAGAGAAAATGCGCCCAACGGCACAACAGAACTCCGGTAAACTTTCACGGTGCGCCGACTCCTCCTCGCCGTTGCCGCGTCTACCCTCGTCACGTTCGCCGGTGCTGCCGACCTGTCCGGCATCATCGTCAATCACGTCATGCAGAAGGTGCCCGCCACGCTCACCCTCCAGATTCCCGCCCGGGAAGGCGCGCAGAATGCCGCCGTGTGGATCCTGAAGGGTGACGCGCAGGCGCAGCTGTGGCAGAACCCCACCGGACTGCAGGCGGAGAACCTGACGTTCTACTACTTCTACAGTCTGGGGCCGGACTACTGGGTCGTGATGCTCGGTGGGCCGCAGGCTCCCCTGCGTGACTACCTGGGCACCTCGCGGTACAGGGCCGTCGGGACCCTGCAGCTTGCCGAAGGTCCTGGGACGCTGCTGCGCATCGAAGGCGGGCGGTTCAGCGGGTACATGGCGATGCAGGGACCGCGGCAGAAGCTGTTCCTGATGCCTCCCGCGCTGGTCGCCAGAAGCCCCAGGCTGGCCCCGTACCTGAAGTAGGCTCCCAGCGAGCGGATCACCCGCCCGGTCCTCCTCCGCCATCGTGCGGATGCGCGGGCGGGGCGGGAGGGTCATGCTGTGGGCATCATGGTTCAGACGACGCGTTGAGACGCCCCTCCCCCCGCGATCTTCAGGTCCCGTCAGGCTGGGGTCACGGTTGCGTTCATGGGGGAGCGGTAACATGAGAACACGAATCTCTCCGGGACCTGCACGCCGTTCTGGCGGTCCCCGCTTCAAAGGAGCACCGACATAGACAAAGTACTGGGCAATACATCCGGCCTTCGTTCCGCGCAGCTGAAATCCCTCGGTAACCTGTACCGTCGTCGTCTCGCGCCCGGAACCGTCACCAGCCCGGAGCTGGCCCGCAATCTGGCGGAACTCTCTCACGAGATCCGGCGTGAGATCAGCGTGCTGATCGACCGTCGCGGCCGGGTGTTGAGCGTGAGTGTCGCGGACGCGAAGGCGGCGGAATTGCCGGCCGTGCGCCGCGGCGAGGAGCGCCTGTCCGGGTTTCACCTGCTGCACACGCACCCGAAGGGCGGCGGGCTCAGCAAGAACGACCTGTCGACGCTGTTCCTGAACCGCCTGGACGCCGTCGCGGCCGTCGAGGTGCGCCCCGACGGGCTGCCCGGCAACGTGCACCTCGCGCACCTGACGCCTCCCGGCACGGTGGGCGAGGAGGAGGACTGGCGCATCTACCCGCCCAAGTCTCCCTCTGACATGGAGGACTTCGATCTGGCGGGGCAGGTGCGGGCGCTGGAGGAGGAGATCGCGCGGGCGAGCCGCGTGCGTGAGGCCGCGCCCGACAAGGAGCGCGCGCTGCTGGTGCAGATCGATCAGGGCGAGGTGGACGCCGAGGAACGCCTCGCGGAACTCTCGGAACTAGCGCGCACGGCGGGCGCGGACGTGGTGTACAAGGAACTCGTGTCGCGCAGGCACCTGAAGGCGGGCACGCTGGTCGGTGCCGGCAAGCTGGAGGAACTCACGAGCCGCGCGTACCACCTGGACGCGCAGACGCTGGTGTTCGGGCAGGAGCTGGGCGCGGCGCAGGCGCGCGAGATCGAGGCGGCGACGGGCCTGAAGATCATCGACCGGACGCAGCTGATCCTGGACATTTTCGCGCTGCACGCGC
This genomic window contains:
- a CDS encoding HAD family hydrolase, which encodes MTFRHVLWDLDGTLLDTYPATDGSLVAALAGLGAAVPLAEVQALTRLTLDHAVEVLSRRAGLHVPDVHAAYAREYAVRGQQAAPAMPGAAQVMRAVRAAGGLNLLGTHRDREGARWRLEAAGLDALLDDMLCVSDGYARKPDPALFRALLSRHALDARDVLVVGDRELDVQAGRAAGCRTALLLTPGVTVAHTADVELPDLTALLQTADTA